The following are encoded in a window of Allosphingosinicella indica genomic DNA:
- a CDS encoding GNAT family N-acetyltransferase: MTIDVKLLRDWDDVARDADGALDRARQPSLFDRLEWHRLIAALGGVSGDTLVARARDADGATWLPLLIHGRQGQPHANWYTLAFDAIGKRSLKPLSSIVKALKDQLDMLSLSPVPPNSLLPSALRESGWIVREWAATVRWEVDTRDGFDAYWSRRPGQLRSTFKRKAKAAALDIVIHRAFELEGWAAYDQVYAQSWKGDEGAPAMLRALAEQEGAAGTLRLGIARQDGRPVAAQLWLVENGRATIHKLAYAEDAKALSPGTILSHAMFRAAIDEDAVTHIDFGTGDDPYKRDWMDRAVPLLRIDAYNPRTLRGLAGAARAAVSALVRRAARR; the protein is encoded by the coding sequence ATGACGATCGATGTGAAACTCCTGCGTGACTGGGATGACGTCGCCCGCGATGCGGACGGCGCGCTCGATCGTGCGCGCCAGCCGTCCTTGTTCGACCGGCTCGAATGGCACCGCCTGATCGCCGCGCTCGGCGGCGTCTCCGGCGATACGCTGGTAGCGCGCGCTCGCGACGCCGACGGCGCGACATGGTTGCCGCTGCTCATCCATGGCCGACAAGGCCAACCGCACGCCAATTGGTACACACTGGCATTCGATGCCATTGGAAAACGATCGCTTAAGCCCCTGTCTTCCATAGTAAAGGCGCTCAAGGATCAGCTTGATATGCTGAGCTTGTCGCCCGTTCCCCCGAATAGCCTGCTGCCCTCCGCGCTACGTGAGTCTGGGTGGATCGTGAGGGAATGGGCCGCGACGGTCCGCTGGGAGGTCGATACGCGCGACGGGTTCGACGCCTATTGGTCGCGGCGGCCAGGCCAATTGCGCAGCACCTTCAAGCGGAAGGCCAAGGCGGCCGCGCTCGACATCGTCATCCATCGCGCATTCGAACTCGAGGGCTGGGCCGCGTACGACCAGGTCTACGCGCAGAGCTGGAAGGGCGACGAAGGCGCCCCCGCCATGCTGCGCGCGCTCGCCGAGCAGGAAGGCGCCGCGGGAACGCTGCGCCTCGGCATCGCGCGGCAGGACGGCCGCCCGGTCGCGGCGCAGCTCTGGCTGGTGGAGAACGGCCGCGCCACCATCCACAAGCTCGCTTATGCCGAAGACGCCAAGGCGCTCTCCCCCGGCACCATCCTCAGCCACGCGATGTTCCGCGCCGCGATCGACGAGGACGCGGTGACGCACATCGATTTCGGCACCGGCGACGATCCCTACAAGCGCGACTGGATGGACCGCGCCGTCCCCTTGCTGCGGATCGACGCCTATAATCCGCGTACGCTTCGCGGGCTCGCCGGGGCGGCGCGCGCCGCCGTCTCCGCGCTTGTCCGCCGCGCCGCGAGGCGCTAG
- a CDS encoding acyl-CoA ligase (AMP-forming), exosortase A system-associated, with the protein MREPDPEPRPLDHLAGLGEARAPALITREGVLDYAGLEAAVGALAAGLLAAGAAPGDRVASWLPKTRTTSLLPLAAARAGLVHVPINPVLKRAQVAHILADSGARLLITGAARLATLEADDLPEGCSAIVEEAPLYDHTPLGPSDRDPGDLAALLYTSGSTGRPKGVMLSHANMWLGAISVAHYLRLTPEDRVLGVLPLSFDYGQNQLLSTWAAGGCVIPLDYLSARDVIRAVERQDVTTLAGVPPLWVQLVEAAWPPAAALKLRRLTNSGGRLPVSIIRRMRELFAAAEVYPMYGLTEAFRSTYLDPSLVDAHPDSIGTAIPFSEVLVARPDGTIAEDGETGELVHAGPLVAQGYWNDAARTAERFKPAPAASLYGGTAVWSGDDVRRDADGLLYFVSRADAMIKTSGNRVSPTEVEEAAIASGLAAEAVALGVADDRLGEAIALVVRGKAEDDVGLRAYLKRELPNFMQPQHILWRSELPRNPNGKLDREAIRGELLS; encoded by the coding sequence GTGCGCGAACCCGATCCCGAACCGAGGCCGCTCGACCATCTCGCAGGACTTGGCGAGGCTCGGGCACCGGCGCTGATCACGCGCGAGGGCGTGCTCGACTATGCCGGGCTGGAGGCGGCGGTCGGCGCGCTGGCGGCGGGGCTGCTGGCGGCGGGCGCCGCGCCGGGCGACCGGGTTGCGAGCTGGCTTCCCAAGACACGGACGACGAGCCTGCTTCCGCTGGCCGCGGCGCGCGCGGGACTCGTCCATGTGCCGATCAATCCGGTGCTGAAGCGCGCGCAGGTGGCGCACATCTTGGCCGACAGCGGCGCGCGGCTGCTGATCACGGGCGCCGCGCGCCTGGCGACACTGGAGGCGGATGATCTGCCGGAAGGCTGCTCCGCGATCGTCGAGGAGGCGCCGCTCTACGATCATACGCCGCTCGGGCCGTCGGACCGTGATCCCGGTGATCTTGCCGCGCTGCTCTACACCTCGGGTTCGACCGGGCGCCCCAAAGGCGTGATGCTGAGCCATGCGAATATGTGGCTCGGCGCGATCAGCGTCGCGCATTATCTGCGGCTGACCCCCGAGGACCGCGTGCTTGGCGTCCTGCCGCTGAGCTTCGACTATGGCCAGAACCAGTTGCTTTCGACCTGGGCGGCGGGCGGCTGCGTCATTCCGCTAGATTATCTCTCCGCGCGCGACGTGATCCGCGCCGTCGAGCGTCAAGACGTCACCACGCTCGCCGGGGTGCCCCCGCTCTGGGTGCAGCTTGTCGAGGCGGCGTGGCCACCGGCCGCGGCGCTAAAGCTTCGCCGCCTCACCAACAGCGGCGGACGGCTGCCGGTGTCGATCATCCGGCGCATGCGTGAATTGTTCGCCGCGGCGGAGGTCTATCCGATGTACGGGCTGACCGAGGCGTTTCGTTCGACCTATCTCGATCCGTCGCTGGTCGACGCGCACCCGGATTCGATCGGCACCGCCATCCCCTTCTCCGAAGTTCTGGTCGCCCGCCCCGACGGCACGATTGCCGAGGATGGCGAGACCGGCGAGCTCGTCCATGCCGGGCCGCTGGTGGCGCAAGGCTATTGGAACGATGCGGCGCGTACCGCCGAGCGGTTCAAGCCCGCACCGGCGGCTTCGCTTTATGGCGGAACTGCCGTCTGGTCGGGCGACGATGTGCGCCGCGATGCCGACGGACTGCTTTATTTCGTGTCGCGCGCCGACGCGATGATCAAGACCAGCGGCAATCGCGTCAGCCCGACCGAAGTCGAGGAAGCGGCGATCGCCAGCGGCCTTGCCGCCGAAGCGGTTGCGCTCGGCGTCGCCGACGACCGGCTGGGCGAGGCGATTGCGCTGGTCGTGCGGGGGAAAGCGGAAGACGATGTCGGTCTTCGTGCCTATCTGAAGCGCGAGTTACCCAATTTTATGCAGCCGCAGCATATCCTCTGGCGGAGCGAGCTGCCGCGCAATCCGAACGGCAAGCTCGACCGCGAGGCGATCAGGGGCGAATTGCTGTCATGA
- a CDS encoding pyridoxal-dependent decarboxylase, exosortase A system-associated produces MSKMMGAIPADFAGPELRIGGRTPADLVAEAGDTPLFVYDVAICDARIARLRAALPDGVDIHYAMKANPYRPLLEHMVSKVDGIDIASEGELAMALAAGADPAEISFAGPGKRADAMEKAVAAGVTLNCESEGEAERALAIGARLGKRPRLAVRVNPDFEIKGSGMRMGGGAKPFGVDAQRVPALVRTILDGGADWRGFHIFAGSQALDAAALIEAQVATVALAGELADAAGAPPPLINLGGGFGIPHFGGEQPLDVEAIGAELAKTLSNRAQILADTRFAIELGRWLVGECGVYLTRIVDRKISHGKTFLIVDGGLHHQLAASGNFGQLVRRNYPVAIADRFGDAPEEEVSIVGCLCTPLDRLADDVMLPRAEVGDLVAIFLAGAYGLSASPQAFLAQRPAREMIVGNGG; encoded by the coding sequence ATGAGCAAAATGATGGGCGCGATCCCGGCCGATTTCGCTGGCCCCGAATTGCGCATCGGCGGACGCACGCCGGCCGATCTGGTCGCCGAGGCAGGCGATACGCCGCTGTTCGTCTATGATGTCGCGATCTGCGACGCGCGGATCGCGCGACTCCGCGCGGCACTGCCGGACGGCGTGGATATACATTATGCCATGAAGGCAAATCCCTACAGGCCGTTGCTTGAGCACATGGTGAGCAAGGTCGACGGCATCGACATCGCGTCGGAAGGCGAGCTGGCGATGGCATTGGCAGCCGGCGCTGATCCCGCCGAGATCAGCTTCGCCGGTCCGGGCAAGCGGGCAGACGCAATGGAGAAGGCGGTCGCCGCCGGTGTGACACTCAACTGTGAATCCGAAGGGGAGGCGGAGCGCGCGCTGGCAATCGGCGCGCGGCTGGGCAAGCGGCCGCGGCTCGCCGTGCGGGTCAACCCTGATTTCGAGATCAAGGGATCGGGCATGCGGATGGGGGGCGGCGCCAAGCCGTTCGGCGTCGATGCCCAACGCGTCCCGGCGCTCGTCCGCACGATCCTCGATGGCGGCGCGGACTGGCGCGGCTTTCATATCTTCGCCGGGAGCCAGGCGCTCGACGCCGCAGCGCTGATCGAGGCGCAGGTGGCGACGGTCGCGCTGGCCGGCGAATTGGCGGACGCAGCCGGAGCGCCGCCGCCGCTCATCAATCTCGGCGGCGGCTTCGGCATCCCGCATTTTGGCGGCGAACAGCCGCTCGATGTCGAGGCGATCGGTGCTGAGCTGGCGAAAACCTTGAGCAACCGCGCGCAAATCCTTGCCGACACGCGCTTCGCCATCGAACTCGGCCGCTGGCTCGTTGGCGAGTGTGGCGTGTATCTGACGCGGATCGTCGATCGCAAGATCAGCCACGGCAAGACCTTCCTCATCGTCGATGGCGGACTGCATCACCAGCTCGCCGCATCGGGGAACTTCGGCCAGCTCGTCCGCCGCAACTATCCGGTCGCGATCGCCGATCGCTTCGGCGACGCGCCCGAAGAGGAGGTCAGCATCGTCGGCTGCCTCTGCACGCCGCTCGACCGGTTGGCCGATGACGTCATGCTGCCACGCGCCGAAGTCGGCGATCTCGTCGCCATCTTTCTGGCGGGTGCTTATGGGCTTTCGGCGAGCCCGCAGGCCTTTCTCGCGCAGCGGCCGGCACGCGAAATGATCGTCGGAAACGGCGGTTAA
- a CDS encoding XrtA/PEP-CTERM system exopolysaccharide export protein: MRTSASNKLILALVGSALALSGCASNESAGRVLPAATFASTDEGAAEDKYIIGALDELTIFVWRNPELGAKVQVRPDGRITTPLISDMPAVGKTTSQLSEDIKGVLTKYIEDPRVSVMVDKFQGTFSQQIRVVGATEKPASLPYRANMTLLDAMIEVGGLSELAAGDKARLIRQDRATGKQTEYDLKVARLLKRGDTSANVRLEPGDVIIIPESMF; encoded by the coding sequence ATGCGCACGTCTGCGAGCAACAAGCTGATCCTCGCCCTAGTGGGATCGGCGCTGGCCTTGAGCGGGTGCGCCTCGAACGAGAGCGCGGGCCGGGTGCTGCCCGCCGCGACCTTCGCCAGTACCGACGAGGGCGCGGCCGAGGACAAGTATATCATCGGCGCGCTCGACGAGCTGACCATCTTCGTGTGGCGCAACCCGGAATTGGGCGCGAAGGTCCAGGTCCGCCCCGACGGCCGCATCACCACGCCGCTGATTTCCGACATGCCGGCGGTGGGCAAGACCACGTCGCAGCTTTCCGAGGACATCAAGGGCGTCCTCACCAAATATATCGAGGACCCGCGCGTCTCGGTCATGGTGGACAAGTTCCAGGGCACCTTCTCGCAGCAGATCCGCGTGGTCGGCGCGACCGAAAAGCCCGCTTCGCTGCCGTATCGCGCCAACATGACCCTGCTCGACGCGATGATTGAGGTCGGCGGGCTCAGCGAATTAGCGGCCGGCGACAAGGCGCGGCTCATCCGCCAGGACCGCGCGACCGGCAAGCAGACCGAATATGATCTGAAGGTCGCGCGCCTCCTCAAGCGCGGCGACACCAGCGCCAACGTCCGGCTCGAGCCAGGCGACGTCATCATCATCCCCGAAAGCATGTTCTGA
- a CDS encoding XrtA system polysaccharide chain length determinant: MDGLYEQFRIALHQVWRRRWLAVGVAWGIAVLGWLVLALIPSGYESKARVLLQSPNLLSNTIGINPADRQGDLFRIKQTLTSSANLEKIVRRTDLNTLVASERDLAAQVSALRESIKITAQIDNPNLFEISATSGVSGFSNAQNARTAQGVAQGLLDLLVEGELAGDRRTTSQAIGLLDTELKRLEGQLQQADAARVAFEQKFMGALPGDGSIASRMSAARSELSMIDQQLIVAQSSLAALRSQLSSTPSSISTAAYGAAGVASGQIAQLEMQLSQMQGRGWTDAHPDIISMKQEIARLRPQAANERSGGGAFSTPNPAYGSLRAMAAEKEAQVAAAQARKNQLQAGLSELDAQQTGEPGVVSEQARRNRDYDVLKRQYDKLLEDREQLRLRSDVQTKTDAMQFRIIDPASAPTVPATPNRPLLLSAILLIALVAGAGAAFIAGQVQTTFPSQARLATATGLPVIGSISELVSAADRALRRQRLKWLAGAGGALAGAYAVLMLVEFWQRSTVA, encoded by the coding sequence ATGGACGGTCTCTACGAACAGTTCCGCATCGCGCTGCACCAGGTGTGGCGCCGCCGCTGGCTGGCGGTGGGCGTCGCCTGGGGCATCGCCGTGCTCGGCTGGCTGGTGCTCGCGCTCATTCCTTCGGGCTATGAGTCGAAGGCGCGCGTATTGCTGCAGTCGCCCAACCTGCTGTCGAACACGATCGGCATCAATCCGGCCGACCGGCAGGGCGATTTGTTCCGCATCAAACAGACGCTGACCTCCTCGGCCAATCTCGAGAAGATCGTCCGCCGCACCGATCTCAACACGCTGGTGGCGAGCGAACGCGATCTCGCGGCGCAGGTGTCGGCGCTGCGCGAATCGATCAAGATCACCGCACAGATCGACAATCCCAACCTCTTCGAGATCAGCGCCACGTCCGGCGTGTCCGGCTTCTCCAACGCGCAGAATGCGCGCACCGCACAGGGCGTCGCGCAGGGGCTGCTCGACCTGCTGGTCGAAGGCGAGCTGGCGGGCGACCGCCGCACCACCAGCCAGGCGATCGGCCTGCTCGATACCGAGCTCAAGCGGCTCGAAGGCCAGCTCCAGCAGGCCGATGCCGCGCGCGTCGCCTTCGAACAGAAGTTCATGGGCGCGCTCCCGGGCGACGGTTCGATCGCCAGCCGCATGTCGGCGGCGCGGAGCGAACTGTCGATGATCGATCAGCAGCTCATCGTCGCGCAAAGCTCGCTCGCGGCGCTGCGCTCGCAACTGTCGTCCACGCCGAGCAGCATCTCGACCGCCGCTTATGGTGCCGCGGGTGTCGCGTCCGGGCAGATCGCGCAGCTCGAAATGCAGCTCAGCCAGATGCAGGGCCGCGGCTGGACCGACGCGCATCCCGACATCATCTCGATGAAGCAGGAGATTGCGCGGCTCCGTCCGCAGGCCGCCAATGAGCGTTCAGGCGGCGGCGCTTTCTCGACGCCGAACCCCGCCTATGGCTCGCTCCGCGCGATGGCGGCGGAGAAGGAAGCGCAGGTCGCGGCGGCGCAGGCGCGCAAGAACCAGCTCCAGGCGGGGCTCAGCGAGCTCGACGCACAGCAGACCGGTGAGCCCGGCGTGGTGTCCGAACAGGCGCGGCGCAACCGCGACTATGACGTGCTGAAGCGCCAATATGACAAATTGCTGGAAGATCGCGAACAGCTCCGGCTGCGTAGCGACGTGCAAACCAAGACCGACGCGATGCAGTTCCGGATCATCGATCCGGCGAGCGCGCCGACGGTGCCTGCGACGCCCAACCGGCCGCTGCTGCTTTCGGCGATCCTGCTGATCGCGCTCGTCGCCGGCGCGGGCGCTGCCTTCATCGCCGGCCAGGTGCAGACGACATTCCCGAGCCAGGCACGCCTCGCCACCGCGACCGGCCTGCCGGTGATCGGATCGATCAGCGAGCTCGTCTCCGCGGCGGACCGCGCGCTCCGGCGCCAGCGGCTCAAGTGGCTGGCGGGGGCAGGGGGTGCGCTCGCCGGCGCCTATGCGGTGCTGATGCTGGTCGAATTCTGGCAGCGCAGCACGGTGGCGTGA
- a CDS encoding ExeA family protein, producing MYLDHYGFSEPPFQLTPDARFWFESRTHKKAKAYLGYGIAQGEGFVIVTGEIGAGKSTLVAHLLATIDRARLNAIAIVSSQVEGDDLLRLVAHRLGVESTGLAKAALLDRIEAALGAVAATGKRTLLIVDEAQALGHSSLEELRMLSNFQAHGRPLLQILLTGQPEFRERLIDRGLEQLRQRVIATHHLEAMEANEVEPYMLHRLTLAGWTGRPAFDPDAFAALHAHSDGVPRRLNQLANRLLLQAAIAQVETIDVALVDAVAADLVSEQPTREQAHVLPLRGARPVAVEAEPRPAPAEVRDIALERRVASLEARLEEQEVALRRVLTLLVDWVESEPDAPSYRHNAA from the coding sequence ATGTATCTCGATCATTACGGTTTTTCGGAACCGCCCTTCCAGTTGACCCCGGATGCGCGCTTCTGGTTCGAGAGCCGGACGCACAAGAAGGCAAAGGCCTATCTCGGCTACGGCATCGCGCAGGGCGAAGGCTTCGTGATCGTCACCGGCGAGATCGGCGCGGGCAAATCGACGCTGGTCGCGCATCTCCTCGCGACGATCGACCGCGCGCGGCTGAACGCGATCGCGATCGTCTCCTCGCAGGTCGAGGGCGACGACCTCCTCCGCCTGGTCGCGCATCGGTTGGGGGTCGAGAGCACGGGGCTCGCCAAGGCGGCGCTGCTCGACCGCATCGAGGCCGCGCTCGGCGCGGTCGCCGCCACCGGCAAGCGGACGCTGCTGATCGTCGACGAGGCGCAGGCGCTCGGCCATTCGTCGCTGGAAGAGCTGCGGATGCTGTCCAACTTCCAGGCTCACGGCCGCCCGCTGCTGCAGATCCTGCTCACCGGCCAGCCCGAGTTCCGCGAGCGGCTGATCGATCGCGGGCTGGAGCAGCTCCGCCAGCGTGTCATCGCGACGCATCATCTGGAGGCGATGGAGGCGAACGAGGTCGAGCCTTACATGCTCCACCGCCTGACGCTCGCAGGCTGGACCGGGCGCCCGGCGTTCGATCCGGACGCTTTTGCCGCGCTCCATGCCCATAGCGACGGCGTGCCGCGCCGTCTCAACCAGCTCGCCAATCGTCTACTGCTGCAGGCCGCGATCGCGCAGGTTGAGACGATCGACGTCGCGCTGGTCGATGCCGTCGCCGCCGATCTGGTCAGCGAGCAGCCGACCCGCGAGCAGGCGCATGTTCTGCCCTTGCGCGGCGCGCGGCCGGTCGCCGTCGAGGCCGAACCGCGGCCGGCGCCCGCCGAAGTCCGCGACATCGCGCTCGAACGGCGCGTCGCGAGCCTGGAGGCGCGGCTGGAAGAGCAGGAGGTGGCGCTCCGCCGCGTCCTCACCCTGCTGGTCGACTGGGTCGAGAGCGAGCCGGATGCGCCGAGCTATCGCCACAACGCCGCCTGA
- a CDS encoding XrtA system polysaccharide deacetylase, with protein MRRAIATTPPEPIANALSVDVEDWFQVGAFERVIDRSDWDGLERRVEANTDAVLALFDEADVKATFFTLGWVAERHPALIRRIVAAGHEIASHGWDHKRVFTMAPREFRADLAQARAAIEDAAGIALTGYRAPSFSIDARTPWAHEILAEQGHQYSSSVAPVKHDHYGWPEAPRFAFRPIAGADMIELPVTTVDVAGRRFAAGGGGFFRVLPYAFSDWAIGRVNGSERRPAIFYFHPWEIDPDQPRVANAPLRSKLRHYTRLPAMRSKLLKLLKSHTWDRTDAVVAHERGRLS; from the coding sequence ATGCGCCGAGCTATCGCCACAACGCCGCCTGAGCCCATCGCCAACGCGCTGTCGGTCGACGTCGAGGACTGGTTTCAGGTCGGCGCGTTCGAGCGCGTGATCGACCGTTCCGACTGGGACGGGCTGGAACGCCGCGTCGAGGCCAATACCGATGCGGTGCTGGCGCTGTTCGACGAGGCCGACGTCAAGGCCACCTTCTTCACGTTGGGCTGGGTCGCCGAGCGGCACCCTGCGCTGATCCGCCGCATCGTCGCGGCGGGGCACGAAATCGCCAGCCACGGCTGGGATCACAAGCGCGTGTTCACCATGGCGCCGCGCGAGTTCCGCGCCGACCTCGCACAGGCGCGTGCCGCGATCGAGGACGCGGCAGGGATTGCCCTGACCGGCTATCGCGCACCGAGCTTCTCGATCGATGCGCGCACGCCATGGGCGCACGAGATATTGGCCGAGCAGGGACACCAATATTCCTCGAGCGTCGCGCCGGTGAAGCACGACCATTATGGTTGGCCCGAAGCGCCGCGCTTCGCCTTCCGGCCTATCGCGGGGGCCGATATGATCGAACTTCCGGTCACCACGGTCGACGTTGCGGGACGGCGGTTCGCGGCCGGAGGAGGCGGCTTCTTCCGGGTTCTGCCCTATGCCTTCTCCGATTGGGCGATCGGCCGCGTCAACGGATCCGAGCGGCGCCCGGCGATATTTTACTTCCATCCCTGGGAGATCGACCCTGACCAGCCGCGTGTCGCCAACGCGCCGCTTCGCTCGAAGCTGCGTCATTACACACGCCTTCCAGCGATGCGGTCCAAGTTATTGAAACTTTTAAAATCCCATACTTGGGATCGCACTGACGCGGTGGTAGCGCACGAGCGCGGGCGGCTCTCGTGA